The DNA segment ACCCTCAAGACGGATATTTCCTTGACCAAAGATAACCTTTTTCTCTTCCATCTCAGTTTGCATGAAAATCCCCCCATCCCCCCTTTGCCAAAGGGGGGCAAGGGGGGATTTTCATGCTTCGTTGTGCCCCACGGGCATAAGGGTTTATAGCCAATTTACCGGCTCACCTGCTATTTTTGTTGAATTTCTTTTCGGACGGCTTGAGTTATATCCTTTTCTCCGAAGTAATGCACACTTGTCAATTCTGCTGCAATCGTTCCGCCGGAACTGCCATCAGCGTGACCACGGCTTTAGCAACCAATTTCTCACCGCTGTTCCGGACGTCGTAAACCTCAGATTCGGAAACGATGATTCTTTTCCCTTGGCTGATTACCTGCGAACGGCAGCGAAGAACATTTCCAAATGCAGGTTTCAGCAAATTGATCTTGAACTCGATCGTCAGGATTCTGAAGTTTTCGGCAACTGTCGTGAAAGCGGAATATCCGGCGGTATGATCAGCCATGGTAGCCATCAGCCCCGCATGGATAAAATTATCCTGCGTTCGGTGGTTGTCGCTGATCGACACCTCTGATTCGAAGAACCCTTGTTCCGCCCTCAACGCCTTCAAGCCGCAGTATTTGATAAATCCCCTGCAGAAATCAGCGGTAAGAAAATCAATTCTTTCCTGAGTCAGACTATGCTCCATATTAAAAATTCACCTCATTATTGATTTTTAAAGCAACTCCCCCAATTATCCGCTCTTACCGCTGAGGAAGAATTTCGATCCAGTAATCGTCTGGATCATGGATAAAGTAGATTCCCATATGGGGGTTTTCATGACAGATGCAGCCCATCTGTTCATGGCGGGCATGGGCCGCGGCAAAGTCGTCCACGATCAGCGCCAGGTGAAACTCGTTGTCGCCGAGGTTATACGGTTCCTTCCGGTCTCGAAGCCAGGTGAGCTCCAGTTGGTGTCCGGTCTCGCCGTCGCCCAAAAAAACGAGGATGAAGCTGCCGTCGGCGGGCGCCTTTCTGCGGACCTCGGTCAGATTCAGTGCCTCCTTATAAAAATTGACGCTTTTCTCCAGATCAAGGACGTTGAAAT comes from the Syntrophales bacterium genome and includes:
- a CDS encoding PaaI family thioesterase; the protein is MEHSLTQERIDFLTADFCRGFIKYCGLKALRAEQGFFESEVSISDNHRTQDNFIHAGLMATMADHTAGYSAFTTVAENFRILTIEFKINLLKPAFGNVLRCRSQVISQGKRIIVSESEVYDVRNSGEKLVAKAVVTLMAVPAERLQQN
- a CDS encoding VOC family protein, with the protein product MKFRFAHNNFNVLDLEKSVNFYKEALNLTEVRRKAPADGSFILVFLGDGETGHQLELTWLRDRKEPYNLGDNEFHLALIVDDFAAAHARHEQMGCICHENPHMGIYFIHDPDDYWIEILPQR